From a single Drosophila sulfurigaster albostrigata strain 15112-1811.04 chromosome 3, ASM2355843v2, whole genome shotgun sequence genomic region:
- the LOC133840170 gene encoding uncharacterized protein LOC133840170: MSRKRSFFLLLIALLGAEYSSAVECPVSCKCTWVVDSLYADCSRRGLSIYPSFGTAPVEHLDLSGNKFTEFPRQYADMTSLLYLDLSDNFIDTLSDDSLIGFSLLRTLLLANNTINSWTAISANEAFKYATNLKRLSLRGNRLGSFGGPDYSQQINSLSLTELDISEAHISLVDGDIAVNQLPNLERLSLANNQRMQLSRLPSRSIRMLDLSNCSLQGLGAAFLEALPNLEALNLSRNTALQFGASDIAPIVAKELRILDLSYCNLDEIDLSGLPVLSELRLRGNLLRAIGVDTFANNTILEVLDLSENLLRSIENEAFGALKRLKQLNLAFNEIAYLNRNLIRGNDVLTELNLSRNIIKKLTRIVSNSVRHINMSWCEISEIESTAFSSLSVIQKVDLSNNFIAELPNQMHSETLWYLNLANCRISTIRNSTFSGFPELADLHLNGNRLTNPIPPSFFRANKFLDQIRLGDNPWICECQDPLFVEFYDFLTAKPTKLKDRYHLRCGSPPGYEGKQWDYACLTEWTVSARSSKGEKVWSTVMLTILGLGIAALCYGCCQRLLRKRKEQNNRREYEENHDELRRIRDLNDRMMREESSATLQPTPEVSLLPSYEDALLMPKMERPVKSMLDLSITDRARKYLRRSQTQQDGEQSAGEEELQLDNRQRFRSVEMLSNRDKERTAQYGPYRRTGRMEYNNQSGSRRFSIEDSRFPAAHFKTQNMQSAEQIGNFQSYENSPYTKRKPKIAEIPPFKRVNMMADSVEFLTDPEYEDLGSKPGSPFAKRKPKSPMNMQVSAQVYTMQQHQRGAPLAPAIEDYFKKAPSSSTIASDFQEVNEPDLASLPESVSTSGAEHDVEQGKRKKRKNSASRRVSGNFSAAAAAADESSSSEGERLVQVHKPMRETLF; the protein is encoded by the exons ATGTCTCGCAAGCGATCATTCTTCCTCCTTCTAATCGCACTGCTCGGTGCTGAATACAGCTCGGCAGTTGAATGTCCTGTCTCCTGCAAGTGCACTTGGGTCGTCGATAGCTTGTATGCGGACTGCTCACGTCGTGGTCTCAGCATCTATCCCAGCTTTGGCACAGCTCCCGTCGAGCACTTGGATTTGTCGGGCAACAAATTCACAGAGTTTCCGCGACAATATGCGGATATGACCTCACTGCTGTACCTCGATTTGTCGGATAATTTCATAGACACTCTATCGGACGATTCACTCATTGGATTCTCCTTACTCCGCACTTTGCTGCTGGCCAACAACACGATCAACAGCTGGACAGCGATTAGCGCAAACGAGGCATTCAAGTATGCCACAAATCTGAAGCGTCTCAGTTTGCGGGGCAATCGCTTGGGCAGCTTTGGTGGCCCGGACTACAGTCAGCAGATCAACAGTCTATCGCTAACGGAGCTGGACATTTCTGAGGCTCACATCAGCCTGGTGGATGGCGACATTGCCGTCAATCAGTTGCCCAACCTAGAACGACTTTCTCTGGCCAACAATCAGCGAATGCAATTGTCGCGTTTGCCCTCGAGAAGCATTCGAATGCTCGATCTCAGCAACTGCAGTCTGCAGGGACTTGGCGCCGCCTTCCTCGAGGCGTTGCCCAATTTGGAGGCACTAAATCTATCGCGCAACACGGCGTTGCAATTTGGTGCCAGCGATATAGCGCCCATTGTGGCCAAGGAGCTACGTATACTTGATCTCTCCTACTGCAACCTGGATGAGATTGATTTGAGTGGCTTGCCCGTGCTCTCCGAGCTGCGGCTGCGGGGCAATCTATTGCGCGCTATTGGAGTCGACACCTTTGCCAATAACACCATACTGGAGGTATTGGATCTGTCTGAGAATCTGCTGCGTTCAATTGAAAACGAAGCTTTCGGTGCACTGAAGCGACTCAAGCAACTCAATTTGGCCTTTAATGAGATTGCGTATCTGAATCGCAATTTGATACGCGGCAACGATGTGCTCACCGAGCTCAACCTGAGTcgaaatattataaagaagCTGACGAGGATTGTCAGCAATTCGGTGCGTCACATCAATATGAGTTGGTGTGAAATATCCGAGATTGAGAGCACCGCATTTTCCAGTTTGTCGGTTATACAAAAAGTGGATCTGTCGAATAATTTCATTGCTGAGCTGCCCAATCAAATGCACTCGGAAACGCTGTGGTATCTGAATCTGGCCAATTGCAG AATATCAACAATACGCAATAGCACTTTTAGTGGTTTCCCAGAGCTTGCTGATCTCCATTTAAATGGCAATCGTTTGACTAACCCGATACCGCCTTCCTTCTTCCGTGCCAATAAGTTTCTCGATCAAATCCGACTGGGCGACAATCCCTGGATCTGCGAGTGTCAAGATCCCTTGTTCGTCGAGTTCTACGACTTTCTCACAGCGAAGCCAACAAAA TTAAAGGATCGCTATCATCTGCGTTGTGGCTCGCCGCCTGGTTATGAGGGCAAACAATGGGATTACGCCTGCCTCACTGAGTGGACAGTCAGCGCACGCAGCAGCAAAGGAGAGAAGGTCTGGTCCACCGTCATGCTTACCATTCTAGGATTGGGTATTGCGGCACTTTGCTACGGTTGCTGCCAGAGATTGCTGCGCAAGCGAAAGGAGCAAAACAATCGCCGGGAATACGAGGAAAATCACGACGAACTGCGTCGCAT ACGAGATCTCAATGATCGCATGATGCGAGAAGAGTCCAGCGCAACGCTGCAACCTACACCAGAAGTGAGTCTTCTGCCTTCCTATGAGGATGCACTTCTCATGCCCAAGATGGAGCGACCCGTCAAGTCCATGCTGGACTTGAGCATCACGGACCGAGCGCGCAAATATCTGCGTCGTTCGCAAACGCAGCAGGATGGCGAACAATCCGCCGGGGAGGAGGAGCTGCAGCTGGACAACCGACAGAGATTCCGCAGCGTGGAGATGCTTTCGAATCGTGATAAGGAGAGAACCGCGCAGTATGGACCCTATAGACGCACTGGTCGCATGGAGTACAACAATCAGTCGGGTAGTCGACGCTTCAGCATTGAAGATTCACGTTTTCCCGCCGCGCATTTTAAGacacaaaatatgcaaagcgCAGAACAGATTGGCAACTTCCAGAGCTACGAGAATAGTCCGTATACGAAGCGTAAGCCAAAGATCGCCGAGATACCGCCATTTAAGCGCGTCAACATGATGGCCGACAGTGTTGAGTTCCTCACCGATCCGGAGTACGAAGACTTGGGCAGTAAACCGGGCAGTCCATTCGCGAAGCGCAAACCAAAGTCACCCATGAACATGCAGGTCAGTGCACAAGTGTACACAATGCAACAGCATCAACGAGGTGCACCACTTGCGCCGGCCATCGAAGACTACTTCAAGAAGGCGCCATCCTCGTCGACCATTGCCAGCGACTTTCAGGAGGTGAACGAACCAGATCTCGCCTCTCTGCCGGAGAGTGTCTCCACTTCGGGTGCCGAGCATGATGTGGAACAAGGGAAACGGAAGAAGCGCAAGAACTCGGCCAGTCGACGGGTCAGTGGAAATTTCAGTGCTGCTGCCGCAGCGGCCGATGAGTCTTCGTCGAGTGAGGGAGAACGGCTGGTTCAAGTGCATAAACCCATGCGTGAAACATTATTTTAA
- the LOC133840171 gene encoding protein windpipe, producing the protein MKHSNLPALLALLLCICAATASTPATYFCPEDCSCTLSQHTHTPTLHAKCNSTRGLQYSEEPLPANIPIHSIDLSFLGLKRVGHILDMLPNLTSVDLSHNELHELGHLSKQIKKLHVKHNRLTSEQLLKLPQHLTVLNLQHNDITYLPMELTHLHHLEHLELGHNPINCSCSTLEVRNWLQERNMYMAKPVVCHQPREAYGKSWLQIKQSQICRKNYSWPDVDESDENELMMGDQPADNEEEVDELGKDFLVIDGKKSTRAVEPAPPVLNDFEGSGDLTQPNMEIVAAKQVSSESATEEEPKVEAVVDNLQQDEEDDGSGSGGGPLPIVPIVFTNNADNVDDFETPDSVESEQKHDENDDDNSKTNDETFDNKPVETPTTESPVVFHSNFNIFGDGKGAQQQPEQSVEEKSEEAKPVEEEVIVPVVQTKLDTDQTLDVITDAPLDSDKHSDDILAAKIGKKDDSNAIYFLLGVIALIVVGLILFVAIRRCKYNNNAAARDLEAQRVTELLDMDKKNLGKPLARNGHEQAPLIGEKSKLDDAQIVNGSGKKPYDSKDGAGQQPLLNGNGTANGESNKDVPTIQEPSTGEPAPHEYYPITPRYPTPQSPRASKYAQHPQGEGAEPNNNNEPDGAYLPSSPKSGRYSPVYSPETGRVKIKLTETPKPKTPMLVTRSKSNAGDIITTPVPTHQVPVGGSNGVASH; encoded by the coding sequence ATGAAGCACTCCAATCTGCCAGCTCTGCTGGCTCTGTTGCTCTGCATTTGTGCAGCAACCGCCTCAACGCCCGCCACCTACTTCTGTCCCGAGGACTGCAGCTGCACACTGTCccagcacacgcacacaccgaCACTGCATGCGAAATGCAACAGCACCCGGGGATTGCAGTACTCGGAGGAGCCACTGCCAGCCAACATACCCATACATTCCATCGATCTCTCCTTCTTGGGACTGAAGCGAGTGGGACACATTCTGGACATGCTGCCCAATCTGACCTCAGTGGATCTGTCACACAACGAACTCCACGAGCTCGGACATCTGAGCAAACAGATTAAGAAACTTCATGTGAAGCACAATCGCCTCACCTCGGAGCAGCTGCTGAAGTTGCCACAGCACTTGACGGTGCTCAATCTGCAGCACAATGACATCACATATCTGCCCATGGAGTTGACGCATCTGCATCATCTGGAGCATCTGGAGCTGGGCCACAATCCCATCAACTGTTCGTGCTCCACGCTTGAGGTGCGCAATTGGCTGCAGGAACGCAATATGTACATGGCCAAGCCTGTGGTCTGTCATCAGCCTCGCGAGGCTTACGGCAAGTCCTGGCTGCAGATCAAACAGTCGCAGATTTGCAGGAAGAACTATAGCTGGCCCGATGTCGACGAGAGCGATGAGAATGAGCTGATGATGGGCGACCAACCTGCCGATAATGAGGAGGAAGTCGATGAACTTGGCAAGGATTTCTTGGTCATCGATGGCAAGAAGTCAACCAGAGCTGTAGAGCCAGCACCGCCAGTGCTGAATGATTTCGAGGGTTCTGGCGACTTGACCCAACCCAATATGGAGATCGTGGCTGCCAAGCAAGTGTCCTCAGAGTCCGCAACAGAGGAGGAGCCCAAGGTCGAAGCTGTGGTGGATAACCTTCAGCAGGATGAGGAGGACGATGGCTCTGGCAGCGGTGGTGGACCATTGCCCATCGTTCCCATCGTATTCACGAACAACGCTGACAATGTCGATGACTTTGAGACACCAGATTCGGTAGAGTCTGAGCAAAAACACGAcgaaaacgacgacgacaacagcaaaaccaACGACGAGACTTTCGACAACAAGCCCGTGGAGACGCCAACAACTGAGTCCCCAGTCGTGTTCCACAGTAATTTCAACATATTTGGTGATGGCAAGGGtgcccagcagcagccagaacAGTCTGTGGAGGAGAAGTCCGAGGAGGCGAAACCCGTCGAGGAGGAAGTCATTGTGCCCGTGGTACAGACCAAATTGGACACCGACCAGACACTAGATGTCATCACCGATGCTCCACTCGATTCGGACAAGCACTCGGATGACATACTGGCCGCCAAGATTGGCAAGAAGGATGACAGCAATGCCATTTACTTCCTGCTCGGTGTTATCGCTCTCATTGTGGTCGGTCTCATTCTGTTTGTGGCCATCAGACGTTGCAAGTACAACAATAATGCGGCAGCACGGGATTTGGAGGCACAGCGCGTAACCGAATTGCTCGACATGGACAAGAAGAATCTGGGCAAACCCTTGGCACGTAACGGACACGAACAGGCTCCTCTCATCGGTGAGAAATCCAAACTCGATGATGCACAGATTGTCAACGGCTCCGGCAAGAAGCCGTACGACAGTAAGGATGGCGCCGGACAGCAGCCGCTGTTGAATGGCAATGGCACGGCCAATGGCGAGTCCAACAAGGATGTGCCCACCATCCAGGAGCCCAGCACCGGCGAGCCAGCACCCCATGAATACTATCCCATCACACCCAGATACCCAACGCCACAGTCGCCACGTGCCTCGAAGTACGCACAGCATCCGCAGGGCGAGGGGGCCGagccgaacaacaacaacgaaccgGATGGGGCATATTTGCCATCGTCGCCCAAATCGGGTCGCTACTCGCCGGTCTATTCGCCAGAGACAGGACGCGTGAAGATCAAGTTAACCGAAACGCCCAAGCCGAAGACACCGATGCTGGTGACACGCAGTAAATCCAATGCTGGCGACATTATCACAACGCCTGTGCCCACACATCAGGTGCCAGTTGGAGGTTCCAATGGCGTGGCCAGTCACTGA